A genomic window from Nicotiana sylvestris chromosome 11, ASM39365v2, whole genome shotgun sequence includes:
- the LOC138881295 gene encoding uncharacterized protein produces the protein MRKLEGELGVIKSIAVSLQLADQTTIIPKCITKDILVRVDKFVFHIDFIVLYMEMNKEVPLILGRPFLRAILDIYEGQLMLRVGNEKVVFQMKKIMKHPSDEAYSCSCFKLDGVGELVENYKFDKIVGDALERCIT, from the exons ATGAG GAAACTTGAAGGTGAGCTTGGAGTGATTAAATCCATAGCAGTGTCCTTACAACTGGCTGACCAGACCACCATCATACCTAAATGTATCACTAAAGATATTCTAGTAAGGGTGGACAAGTTTGTATTCCATATAGACTTTATTGTGTTGTATATGGAAATGAATAAGGAGGTGCCTCTAATTCTAGGGAGGCCTTTTCTTAGAGCAATTCTTGATATCTATGAGGGGCAGCTCATGCTCAGAGTGGGTAATGAGAAAGTGGTGTTCCAGATGAAGAAAATAATGAAACATCCTAGTGATGAGGCATATTCCTGCTCGTGTTTTAAGCTTGATGGTGTTGGGGAGTTAGTTGAAAATTACAAGTTTGATAAGATTGTAGGGGATGCTCTAGAGAGGTGTATTACTTAG